In Candidatus Krumholzibacteriota bacterium, one genomic interval encodes:
- the rpsT gene encoding 30S ribosomal protein S20 has translation MPNHKSAWKSIRQDAKRRERNKDHKSFLRKAVKAFKAVESAEEAKEKFPGIVSTIDKSVQKGIIHHRTAARMKSRLSKTTMGS, from the coding sequence CATGGAAAAGCATACGTCAGGATGCCAAAAGGCGCGAAAGAAACAAAGATCACAAGTCTTTTCTGCGTAAGGCTGTAAAAGCTTTCAAAGCTGTCGAGAGTGCTGAGGAAGCGAAGGAAAAATTCCCAGGTATAGTATCGACGATCGACAAATCGGTCCAAAAAGGGATAATCCATCACAGAACAGCCGCCAGGATGAAATCCAGACTATCAAAAACAACTATGGGATCCTAG